Proteins from one Streptomyces genisteinicus genomic window:
- a CDS encoding AMP-dependent synthetase/ligase gives MATAPQVGGLADSVFDHALDDPDRVALARKDAAGDWQDVTSGRFRDEVLALAKGLLAQGVRFGDRVALMCRTRYEWTLFDFALWTVGAQSVPVYPTSSAEQVYWMLHDAEVSACMVEHEDHAMTIGSVIDRLPQLKRLWQLDAGALEELYAAGAHIEEETVHRHRRAVTPDSVATVIYTSGTTGRPKGCVITHSHFMFEADTMIGRWEPVFHSRPGDEAATLLFLPLSHVFGRMVGVAAIRGRVKLGHQPVLQAAALLPDLVSFRPTFVLAVPYIFEKIFHAARRRAEREGRVGPFDKAVEVAVKYAEAMEHRAFGLGPGPSAGLRMQHQFFEKLVYSKVREAMGGRVRHAMSGGSGMDRRLGLFFEGAGVTVYEGYGLTESTAAATANPPERVRYGTVGQPIPGTTVHIAEDGEVWLHGGNVFSGYLNNPKATQAVLHDDWLATGDLGSLDEDGYLTITGRKKEILVTSGGKSVSPAGLEERVRSHPLVAQCIVVGNDRPYIAALVTIDQEAVDHWLAIQGKAPLAAADLVRDPDLEMEIRRAVVAANTLVSKAESIRTFRILAHPFSEEHGLLTPSLKLKRRAIEKAYAVEVDALYT, from the coding sequence CTGGCCACGGCGCCTCAGGTCGGCGGTCTGGCCGATTCCGTCTTCGACCACGCCCTGGACGACCCCGACCGGGTCGCGCTCGCCCGCAAGGACGCCGCCGGCGACTGGCAGGACGTGACCTCCGGCCGGTTCCGCGACGAGGTCCTGGCTCTCGCCAAGGGGCTGCTCGCGCAGGGCGTGCGGTTCGGCGACCGGGTCGCGCTGATGTGCCGCACCCGCTACGAGTGGACCCTGTTCGACTTCGCGCTGTGGACCGTGGGCGCCCAGTCCGTCCCGGTGTACCCGACCTCGTCCGCCGAGCAGGTGTACTGGATGCTCCACGACGCCGAGGTGTCGGCGTGCATGGTGGAGCACGAGGACCATGCCATGACGATCGGCTCGGTGATCGACCGGCTGCCCCAGCTCAAGCGGTTGTGGCAGCTCGACGCCGGCGCGCTGGAGGAGCTGTACGCGGCGGGTGCGCACATCGAGGAGGAGACCGTCCACCGGCACCGGCGGGCCGTGACCCCGGACTCGGTGGCCACCGTCATCTACACCTCGGGCACCACGGGCCGCCCCAAGGGCTGCGTGATCACCCACTCCCACTTCATGTTCGAGGCCGACACGATGATCGGGCGCTGGGAGCCGGTGTTCCACTCGCGCCCCGGCGACGAGGCCGCCACCCTCCTCTTCCTGCCCCTGTCGCACGTCTTCGGCAGGATGGTGGGGGTCGCCGCGATCCGCGGCCGCGTCAAGCTCGGTCACCAGCCGGTGCTCCAGGCCGCCGCGCTCTTGCCGGACCTGGTCAGCTTCCGCCCCACGTTCGTCCTCGCGGTGCCGTACATCTTCGAGAAGATCTTCCACGCGGCCCGCCGCAGGGCGGAGCGCGAGGGCCGGGTCGGCCCCTTCGACAAGGCCGTCGAGGTGGCGGTGAAGTACGCGGAGGCCATGGAGCACCGGGCGTTCGGCCTGGGGCCCGGCCCCTCGGCGGGTCTGCGGATGCAGCACCAGTTCTTCGAGAAGCTGGTGTACTCCAAGGTCCGCGAGGCGATGGGCGGCCGGGTGCGGCACGCCATGTCGGGGGGCTCGGGCATGGACCGCAGGCTCGGCCTCTTCTTCGAGGGCGCGGGGGTCACCGTCTACGAGGGGTACGGGCTGACCGAGTCGACCGCGGCCGCCACCGCGAACCCGCCGGAGCGGGTCCGCTACGGCACGGTCGGCCAGCCCATCCCCGGGACCACGGTGCACATCGCGGAGGACGGCGAGGTCTGGCTGCACGGCGGCAACGTGTTCTCCGGCTACCTCAACAACCCGAAGGCCACGCAGGCGGTGCTGCACGACGACTGGCTGGCCACCGGGGACCTCGGCTCCCTCGACGAGGACGGCTATCTGACGATCACCGGCCGCAAGAAGGAGATCCTGGTGACGTCGGGGGGCAAGAGCGTGTCCCCGGCCGGTCTGGAGGAGCGGGTGCGCTCCCATCCGCTGGTGGCGCAGTGCATCGTGGTCGGCAACGACCGCCCGTACATCGCCGCGCTGGTCACCATCGACCAGGAGGCCGTGGACCACTGGCTGGCGATCCAGGGCAAGGCGCCGCTCGCCGCCGCCGACCTGGTGCGCGATCCGGACCTGGAGATGGAGATCCGGCGTGCGGTGGTCGCCGCCAACACCCTCGTGTCGAAGGCGGAGTCGATCCGCACGTTCCGCATCCTCGCCCACCCCTTCAGCGAGGAGCACGGGCTGCTGACTCCCTCGCTGAAGCTGAAGCGCCGGGCCATCGAGAAGGCGTACGCGGTCGAGGTGGACGCCCTGTACACGTGA
- a CDS encoding LysR family transcriptional regulator yields MGGVYDPTQLRTFLAVAQTLSFTQAARRLGLRQSTVSQHVRRLEDATGRPLFTRDTHSVELTEDGEAMLGFARTILQAHERAAAYFGGTRIRGRLRFGVSEDFVLTRLPEILESFRREHPEVDLELSVELSGTLHRRLEAGRLDLVLAKRGPGSAAGPGAGAGSGSGTRAGQGDVVWQDRMVWIAAEGVRIDPERPVPLILFPRPAVTRARALEVLEREGRAWRMACTSGSLSGLVAAARAGLGVMAHTRGLIPPGLVPVPERAGLPDLGTVDFVLLRGRGRPAAQEAASALARALLAAGDRLHGPGPARPHGA; encoded by the coding sequence ATGGGGGGCGTGTACGACCCGACGCAGCTGCGGACCTTCCTCGCCGTGGCGCAGACCCTGAGCTTCACCCAGGCGGCCCGGCGGCTCGGCCTGCGGCAGTCGACGGTGAGCCAGCACGTGCGGCGGCTGGAGGACGCCACGGGGCGGCCGCTGTTCACCCGGGACACCCACAGCGTGGAGCTGACGGAGGACGGCGAGGCCATGCTCGGCTTCGCGCGGACGATCCTGCAGGCGCACGAGCGGGCGGCGGCGTACTTCGGCGGGACCCGGATCCGGGGGCGGCTGCGGTTCGGCGTGTCCGAGGACTTCGTGCTGACGCGCCTGCCGGAGATCCTGGAGTCCTTCCGCCGTGAGCACCCCGAGGTCGACCTGGAGCTGTCGGTCGAGCTCTCCGGGACGCTGCACCGGAGGCTGGAGGCGGGCCGGCTGGACCTGGTGCTCGCCAAGCGCGGCCCCGGTTCCGCGGCCGGCCCCGGCGCGGGTGCCGGCTCCGGCTCCGGCACGCGCGCCGGCCAGGGGGACGTGGTGTGGCAGGACCGGATGGTCTGGATCGCGGCCGAGGGGGTGCGGATCGACCCCGAGCGGCCCGTCCCGCTGATCCTCTTCCCGCGCCCGGCGGTCACCCGGGCCAGGGCGCTGGAGGTGCTGGAGCGCGAAGGGCGCGCGTGGCGGATGGCGTGCACCAGCGGCAGCCTCAGCGGTCTGGTCGCCGCGGCACGGGCCGGACTCGGGGTGATGGCGCACACCAGGGGCCTCATCCCGCCGGGCCTGGTGCCGGTTCCCGAGCGGGCCGGCCTGCCCGACCTGGGGACCGTGGACTTCGTCCTGCTCCGCGGCCGCGGCCGCCCGGCGGCCCAGGAGGCGGCGTCGGCACTCGCCCGCGCGCTCCTCGCGGCGGGCGACCGCCTCCACGGGCCGGGGCCGGCCCGCCCGCACGGGGCCTGA
- a CDS encoding bile acid:sodium symporter family protein produces MSRRTPRLPSWLPADPYVLALLATVGLAALLPASGAAARAVGGASTGAVALLFFLYGARLSTREALDGVRHWRLHLTVLAATFVVFPLLGLAGRLLEPSVLTPELASGLLFLCLVPSTVQSSIAFTAVARGNVPAAVCAGSFSSLAGVLLTPLLAALLLGGAGGFRAGSLLGIVLQLLVPFLAGQLLRRWVAGFLARHRKALGYVDRGSILLVVYTAFSEGMVSGVWQRVTPARLAALLAVEAVLLAAMLAITWYGAKRLGFGRADRIAIQFAGSKKSLAAGLPMATVLFGAQASLAVLPLMLFHQMQLMVCAVIAGRRARDAEPAGPAPEAAPDPVPAPAPSRPAR; encoded by the coding sequence ATGAGCCGCCGCACCCCGCGCCTGCCGTCCTGGCTGCCGGCCGACCCCTACGTCCTCGCCCTGCTCGCCACCGTCGGCCTCGCCGCCCTGCTGCCCGCCTCGGGCGCGGCGGCCCGGGCGGTGGGCGGTGCGTCGACGGGCGCGGTGGCGCTGCTGTTCTTCCTCTACGGCGCCAGGCTCTCCACCCGCGAGGCGCTCGACGGAGTGCGCCACTGGCGGCTCCACCTGACCGTGCTCGCCGCCACCTTCGTGGTCTTCCCGCTGCTCGGCCTCGCCGGCCGCCTCCTCGAACCCTCGGTGCTGACCCCCGAGCTCGCGAGCGGCCTGCTCTTCCTGTGCCTGGTGCCGTCGACCGTCCAGTCCTCGATCGCCTTCACCGCCGTCGCCCGCGGCAACGTGCCGGCCGCCGTCTGCGCCGGGTCGTTCTCCAGCCTCGCCGGTGTCCTCCTCACCCCGCTGCTCGCGGCCCTGCTGCTCGGCGGGGCGGGCGGCTTCCGGGCCGGGTCGCTGCTGGGGATCGTGCTCCAGCTGCTCGTCCCGTTCCTCGCCGGACAACTGCTGCGCCGCTGGGTCGCCGGCTTCCTGGCACGCCACCGCAAGGCGCTCGGGTACGTCGACCGGGGGTCGATCCTGCTCGTCGTGTACACCGCCTTCAGCGAGGGCATGGTCTCCGGCGTCTGGCAGCGGGTCACGCCCGCCCGCCTCGCCGCGCTGCTCGCCGTCGAGGCGGTCCTGCTCGCGGCCATGCTGGCGATCACCTGGTACGGCGCGAAGCGTCTCGGCTTCGGCCGGGCCGACCGGATCGCGATCCAGTTCGCCGGCTCGAAGAAGAGCCTCGCGGCCGGACTCCCCATGGCCACCGTGCTCTTCGGCGCACAGGCGAGCCTCGCGGTGCTGCCGCTGATGCTCTTCCACCAGATGCAGCTCATGGTCTGCGCGGTGATCGCGGGACGCCGGGCCCGCGACGCCGAGCCCGCCGGCCCCGCCCCGGAGGCGGCCCCGGACCCCGTCCCCGCCCCGGCCCCCTCCAGGCCGGCCCGCTGA
- the fdhD gene encoding formate dehydrogenase accessory sulfurtransferase FdhD has translation MGRVTERRRTLRIRDGAVSTRPDTLVAEEPLEIRLNGRPLAITMRTPGDDFALAAGFLVSEGVLGSADDVRSIVYCAGARADGSNTYNVVDVQLAPGVPVPDITLERNVYTTSSCGLCGKASLDAVRTTARFPIADTPPVRVTPGLLSALPDRLRAAQRVFDRTGGLHAAALFSPEGELVDVREDVGRHNAVDKLVGRALREGRLPLSRSVLLVSGRASFELAQKAVMAGIPVLAAVSAPSSLAVDLAAETGLTLIGFLRGGSMNVYAGEERVDLGERP, from the coding sequence ATGGGACGGGTCACCGAACGCCGCCGCACCCTCCGCATCAGGGACGGGGCGGTCTCCACCCGTCCCGACACCCTGGTGGCCGAGGAGCCGCTGGAGATCCGCCTGAACGGCAGACCGCTCGCGATCACGATGCGCACCCCGGGGGACGACTTCGCGCTGGCCGCGGGGTTCCTGGTGAGCGAGGGCGTCCTCGGGTCGGCGGACGACGTGCGGTCGATCGTGTACTGCGCGGGCGCGCGGGCCGACGGCTCGAACACGTACAACGTCGTCGACGTGCAGCTGGCCCCCGGCGTCCCCGTCCCGGACATCACGCTGGAGCGCAACGTCTACACGACCTCCTCGTGCGGCCTGTGCGGCAAGGCGAGCCTGGACGCGGTGCGCACGACGGCCCGCTTCCCGATCGCCGACACTCCCCCGGTCCGCGTCACCCCCGGGCTGCTCTCCGCCCTCCCGGACCGGCTGCGCGCCGCGCAGCGGGTCTTCGACCGGACGGGGGGCCTGCACGCCGCCGCGCTCTTCTCGCCCGAGGGAGAGCTGGTGGACGTCCGGGAGGACGTCGGCCGCCACAACGCGGTCGACAAGCTGGTCGGCCGGGCACTCCGGGAGGGCCGGCTGCCACTGTCCCGGTCGGTGCTGCTGGTCTCCGGGCGGGCGTCGTTCGAGCTTGCGCAGAAGGCGGTGATGGCGGGCATACCCGTCCTCGCGGCCGTCTCCGCCCCCTCCTCGCTGGCGGTGGACCTCGCCGCGGAGACCGGTCTGACCCTGATCGGCTTCCTGCGCGGCGGCAGCATGAACGTCTACGCGGGCGAGGAGCGCGTCGACCTCGGGGAGCGGCCCTGA
- a CDS encoding beta-ketoacyl-ACP synthase III has translation MTGSRVVAVGHYQPGNVVTNDDLAAMVDTSDEWIRSRVGIVKRHIAGPAESVDELAAHAGAKALASAGVSPADVDLVLVATSTAENRSPNMAARVAARLGMGSPAVMDLNVVCAGFTHALATADHTLRAGAATRALVIGADKMGDIADWTDRSTCVLVGDGAGAVVLEPVAPGEEPGVGPVVWGSVPEMGHAVRIEGTPARFAQEGQSVYRWATTQLPPIARSVCERAGLGPEDLAAVVLHQANLRIIEPVAQKIGAVNAIVARDVVESGNTSAASIPMALSKLVERGEISSGDPVLLFGFGGNLSYAGQVVRCP, from the coding sequence ATGACCGGCTCACGCGTCGTCGCCGTCGGCCACTACCAGCCCGGCAACGTGGTCACCAACGACGACCTCGCGGCCATGGTCGACACGAGCGACGAGTGGATCCGCAGCCGGGTCGGCATCGTGAAGCGCCACATCGCCGGGCCCGCGGAGTCCGTCGACGAGCTCGCCGCCCACGCCGGGGCGAAGGCCCTGGCGTCCGCCGGCGTCTCCCCGGCCGACGTCGACCTGGTGCTGGTGGCCACCTCCACGGCCGAGAACCGTTCCCCGAACATGGCCGCCCGGGTGGCCGCCCGGCTCGGCATGGGCTCGCCCGCGGTGATGGACCTGAACGTCGTCTGTGCCGGCTTCACCCACGCCCTGGCGACCGCGGACCACACGCTGCGCGCGGGGGCCGCGACCAGGGCCCTGGTCATCGGGGCCGACAAGATGGGCGACATCGCGGACTGGACCGACCGCAGCACCTGCGTGCTGGTCGGCGACGGCGCGGGCGCGGTCGTGCTGGAGCCCGTGGCGCCCGGGGAGGAGCCCGGCGTCGGCCCCGTCGTATGGGGTTCGGTGCCGGAGATGGGCCACGCCGTGCGGATCGAGGGCACCCCGGCGCGTTTCGCCCAGGAGGGGCAGTCCGTCTACCGATGGGCGACCACCCAGCTGCCGCCCATCGCCCGCAGCGTCTGCGAGCGCGCCGGCCTCGGGCCCGAGGACCTGGCCGCCGTCGTGCTGCACCAGGCCAATCTGCGGATCATCGAGCCCGTCGCCCAGAAGATCGGCGCCGTCAACGCGATCGTCGCCCGCGATGTCGTCGAATCGGGCAACACCTCGGCGGCGTCCATCCCGATGGCCCTGTCGAAGCTGGTGGAGCGCGGCGAGATCTCCTCGGGCGACCCGGTCCTGCTCTTCGGCTTCGGCGGCAACCTCAGCTACGCGGGCCAGGTCGTCCGCTGCCCCTGA
- a CDS encoding NUDIX domain-containing protein: MTTKRSAGLLLFRRRGTGAEVLIGHMGGPFWERRDEAAWSIPKGEYGPDEEPMAAARREFEEELGLQPPTGQWLPLGEARQTNGKVVVVWAVEGDLDTALVVPGTFTMEWPRGSGVQCEFPEIDRAGWFTLDAARPLLVTGQRVFLERLAALL; this comes from the coding sequence ATGACGACGAAGCGAAGCGCGGGACTGCTGCTCTTCCGGCGGCGCGGCACCGGCGCCGAGGTGCTGATCGGGCACATGGGCGGGCCCTTCTGGGAGAGGCGGGACGAGGCCGCCTGGTCGATCCCGAAGGGCGAGTACGGGCCCGACGAGGAGCCGATGGCCGCCGCACGGCGTGAGTTCGAGGAGGAACTGGGGCTCCAGCCGCCGACCGGACAGTGGCTGCCACTCGGCGAAGCGCGGCAGACGAACGGGAAGGTGGTCGTCGTCTGGGCGGTGGAGGGCGACCTCGACACCGCGCTGGTGGTACCCGGCACCTTCACCATGGAGTGGCCGCGGGGGTCCGGGGTGCAGTGCGAGTTCCCGGAGATCGACCGGGCCGGCTGGTTCACCCTCGACGCGGCCCGGCCGCTCCTCGTCACGGGGCAGCGGGTCTTCCTGGAACGGCTCGCGGCGCTGCTGTGA
- a CDS encoding ROK family transcriptional regulator, protein MTARPANAHQARLLRLLRDGGPNSRAQLGDQVDLSRSKLAVEVDRLLDTGLVVADGLAASRGGRRSHNIRLAPALRFLGVDIGATSVDVAVTNAELEVLGHLNHPMDVREGPVAVFEQVLSMADKLKASGLAEGFDGAGIGVPGPVRFPEGVPVAPPIMPGWDGFPVREALSQDLGCPVMVDNDVNLMAMGEQHAGVARSVGDFLCVKIGTGIGCGIVVGGEVHRGTTGSAGDIGHIQVDPDGRACACGNRGCLEAHFSGAALARDAEDAARSGRSPELAARLEAAGALTAADVSAAAAAGDAAALDLIREGGDRVGQVIAGLVSFFNPGLVVIGGGVTGLGHTLLASVRTQVYRRSLPLATGNLPIVLGELGPAAGVIGAARLISDHLFSPA, encoded by the coding sequence ATGACGGCTCGACCCGCGAACGCGCATCAGGCGCGGCTGCTCAGGCTGCTGCGCGACGGCGGACCCAACTCGCGTGCCCAGCTGGGCGACCAGGTCGACCTCTCGCGCTCCAAGCTGGCGGTCGAGGTCGACCGGCTCCTGGACACGGGCCTGGTGGTCGCCGACGGTCTCGCCGCCTCGCGCGGCGGGCGCCGCTCGCACAACATCCGGCTCGCTCCCGCCCTGCGCTTCCTCGGCGTCGACATCGGCGCCACCTCCGTCGACGTGGCGGTGACCAACGCCGAACTGGAGGTGCTGGGGCATCTCAACCACCCGATGGACGTCCGGGAGGGCCCGGTCGCGGTCTTCGAGCAGGTCCTGTCGATGGCGGACAAGCTCAAGGCCTCCGGCCTCGCGGAGGGGTTCGACGGCGCCGGCATCGGTGTGCCGGGGCCCGTGCGCTTCCCCGAGGGCGTCCCGGTGGCACCGCCGATCATGCCCGGCTGGGACGGCTTCCCGGTCCGTGAGGCGCTCAGCCAGGACCTCGGCTGCCCGGTGATGGTCGACAACGACGTGAACCTGATGGCCATGGGGGAGCAGCACGCGGGTGTCGCACGCTCCGTGGGCGACTTCCTCTGCGTCAAGATCGGCACCGGCATCGGCTGCGGCATCGTCGTCGGCGGGGAGGTCCACCGCGGTACGACGGGCAGCGCCGGAGACATCGGGCACATCCAGGTCGACCCGGACGGCCGGGCGTGCGCCTGCGGCAACCGGGGCTGCCTGGAGGCGCACTTCAGCGGCGCCGCGCTCGCGCGCGACGCCGAGGACGCCGCCCGCAGCGGACGCTCGCCCGAACTGGCCGCGCGGCTGGAGGCGGCCGGTGCCCTCACGGCGGCCGACGTCTCCGCGGCGGCCGCCGCGGGCGACGCCGCCGCGCTCGACCTGATCCGGGAGGGCGGTGACCGGGTCGGCCAGGTCATCGCCGGACTGGTGAGCTTCTTCAACCCCGGCCTGGTCGTCATCGGAGGCGGGGTGACCGGCCTCGGCCACACGCTGCTCGCCAGCGTGCGCACCCAGGTCTACCGGCGCTCGCTGCCGCTGGCGACCGGCAACCTGCCCATCGTCCTGGGCGAGCTCGGCCCCGCCGCCGGAGTGATCGGCGCGGCCCGGCTCATCAGCGACCACCTGTTCTCGCCGGCCTGA
- a CDS encoding sugar ABC transporter ATP-binding protein: MAPEPPLLTMSGITKSFPGVRALDGVDLEVQAGEVHCLLGQNGAGKSTLIKVLAGAHQPDGGEITWRGEPVSLGSPIAAMRLGIATIYQELDLVEGLSVAENVFLGHEPVAAGFVVRMSAARTAAAQLLKRLGHPEIDPARHVGELSAAQQQIVSMARALSHEVRLIVMDEPSAALDPDEVDNLFRIVGDLTADGVAVVYISHRLEEIRRIGDRVTVLKDGRAVACNLPAKSTPTSDVVALMTGRNVEYVFPERPDPAARAAAEPVLRVEGLARQGEFAPVDLELRPGEIVGLAGLVGSGRSEILETVYGARRATAGRVLVDGVPLRPGSVRAAVRAGIGLAPEERKAQGLLMLESVTRNVSVSTLSRFSRGGWLDHGAEREAARQATRELSLRPDNPDARIRTLSGGNQQKAVLARWLLRGCKVLLLDEPTRGVDVGARAELYAVIRRLADDGLAVLLVSSEVPEVLGLADRVLVLREGSVVHTADARDLDEHRVLDLVMEGSPTA, from the coding sequence ATGGCACCAGAACCACCCCTGCTCACCATGTCCGGCATCACCAAGTCGTTCCCGGGCGTCCGCGCCCTCGACGGCGTGGACCTGGAGGTCCAGGCCGGCGAAGTCCACTGCCTCCTCGGCCAGAACGGCGCCGGCAAGTCCACCCTGATCAAGGTCCTGGCCGGTGCCCACCAGCCGGACGGCGGGGAGATCACCTGGCGCGGCGAGCCCGTGTCCCTGGGCTCCCCGATCGCCGCCATGCGCCTGGGCATCGCCACCATCTACCAGGAACTCGACCTGGTCGAAGGGCTGTCCGTCGCCGAGAACGTCTTCCTCGGCCACGAACCCGTCGCCGCCGGCTTCGTGGTCCGCATGTCGGCGGCCCGCACCGCCGCGGCACAGCTGCTGAAACGTCTCGGCCACCCCGAGATCGACCCCGCGCGCCACGTCGGCGAACTCTCCGCGGCCCAGCAGCAGATCGTCTCCATGGCCCGCGCCCTCTCCCACGAGGTGCGCCTGATCGTCATGGACGAGCCCTCCGCCGCGCTCGACCCCGACGAGGTCGACAACCTCTTCCGGATCGTCGGCGACCTCACGGCCGACGGCGTCGCCGTCGTCTACATCTCCCACCGCCTGGAGGAGATCCGCCGCATCGGCGACCGGGTCACCGTCCTCAAGGACGGCCGGGCGGTCGCCTGCAACCTGCCCGCGAAGTCCACCCCCACCTCCGACGTGGTCGCCCTGATGACCGGCCGCAACGTCGAGTACGTCTTCCCCGAGCGCCCCGACCCGGCGGCCCGTGCCGCCGCCGAGCCGGTGCTGCGGGTCGAAGGGCTCGCCAGGCAGGGCGAGTTCGCGCCCGTGGACCTCGAACTGCGGCCCGGCGAGATCGTCGGACTCGCCGGTCTGGTCGGCTCCGGACGCAGCGAGATCCTGGAGACCGTCTACGGCGCCCGCCGTGCCACCGCGGGGCGCGTGCTCGTCGACGGCGTCCCGCTGCGGCCCGGTAGCGTGCGGGCCGCGGTCCGCGCCGGCATCGGCCTGGCCCCCGAGGAACGCAAGGCGCAGGGCCTGCTGATGCTGGAGTCGGTCACCCGCAACGTCTCCGTCTCCACGCTGTCCCGCTTCTCCCGCGGCGGCTGGCTCGACCACGGCGCGGAGCGCGAGGCCGCCCGGCAGGCGACCCGGGAGCTGTCCCTGCGGCCCGACAACCCCGACGCGCGGATCCGCACCCTCTCCGGCGGCAACCAGCAGAAAGCGGTGCTCGCCCGCTGGCTGCTGCGCGGCTGCAAGGTGCTGCTCCTCGACGAGCCGACCCGCGGCGTCGACGTCGGCGCCCGCGCCGAGCTGTACGCCGTGATCCGCCGGCTGGCCGACGACGGCCTCGCGGTCCTCCTCGTCTCCAGCGAGGTGCCCGAGGTGCTGGGTCTCGCCGACCGCGTGCTGGTGCTGCGCGAGGGCAGCGTCGTGCACACCGCGGACGCCCGCGACCTCGACGAACACCGCGTACTCGACCTTGTGATGGAAGGAAGCCCGACGGCATGA
- a CDS encoding ABC transporter permease: MTQPATPAQQDAPAAPATSAPDRSGARPPLGFRLDVRNLSLLGVLAVLIAVGGFTKPDEFLATSNLQLVLTQASVIGVVTVGMTFVITSGGIDLSVGAIVALASVWATTLATQEFGFAGILFTAVVVGLGCGLVNGLLIAYGGMVPFIATLAMLASARGLALQITDGRTQMVTVESVLDLGVRDAYILGIPPLVLVFAAVTLVGWLILNRTTFGRRTVAVGGNAEAARLAGIDVRRQRLYLYLLSGLCCGIAAFMLIVLAGSGQNTNGNLYELDAIAAAIIGGTLLSGGRGTIVGSVLGVLVFTTITNIFALNNLESAVQQIAKGAIIVAAVLVQHRTLRGAD; the protein is encoded by the coding sequence ATGACGCAGCCAGCCACCCCGGCGCAGCAGGACGCGCCGGCCGCACCCGCCACGTCCGCACCGGACCGGAGCGGCGCCCGCCCGCCGCTGGGCTTCCGCCTGGACGTGCGCAACCTCTCCCTGCTCGGCGTGCTCGCCGTGCTGATCGCCGTCGGCGGCTTCACCAAGCCCGACGAGTTCCTGGCGACGAGCAACCTCCAGCTGGTCCTCACCCAGGCCTCCGTCATCGGCGTGGTGACCGTCGGCATGACGTTCGTCATCACGAGCGGCGGCATCGACCTGTCGGTGGGCGCGATCGTCGCCCTCGCCTCGGTCTGGGCCACCACCCTGGCGACGCAGGAGTTCGGCTTCGCCGGAATCCTGTTCACCGCCGTGGTCGTGGGCCTCGGCTGCGGCCTGGTCAACGGGCTGCTGATCGCCTACGGCGGGATGGTGCCCTTCATCGCCACGCTCGCGATGCTGGCCTCCGCCCGCGGCCTGGCCCTCCAGATCACCGACGGCAGGACCCAGATGGTCACCGTCGAATCCGTGCTCGACCTCGGGGTCCGGGACGCGTACATCCTCGGCATCCCGCCGCTGGTGCTGGTCTTCGCGGCGGTCACCCTGGTGGGCTGGCTGATCCTCAACCGCACCACCTTCGGACGCCGCACGGTGGCCGTCGGCGGCAACGCGGAGGCGGCCCGCCTCGCCGGCATCGACGTACGGCGCCAGCGCCTCTACCTCTACCTGCTGTCCGGACTGTGCTGCGGCATCGCCGCGTTCATGCTGATCGTGCTCGCCGGCTCCGGCCAGAACACCAACGGCAACCTCTACGAACTCGACGCCATCGCCGCCGCCATCATCGGCGGGACGCTGCTCAGCGGCGGACGCGGCACCATCGTCGGCTCGGTCCTGGGCGTCCTGGTCTTCACGACCATCACCAACATCTTCGCCCTGAACAACCTGGAGAGCGCCGTCCAGCAGATCGCCAAGGGCGCGATCATCGTCGCCGCCGTCCTGGTCCAGCACCGCACCCTGCGAGGCGCCGACTGA